In Paenibacillus sonchi, a single genomic region encodes these proteins:
- a CDS encoding DUF5071 domain-containing protein, which translates to MNHNILPKDKQDFKSVEALARLERSMIIPLLPELLEWLQDMNWPIAAEIVDLLSKYTSETIPHIKTIFSQSDTGWIYNILAYLINKWDTDLVSRLSSSLGELAHTIDIYEDTDLLSIEILWKHQLIALNEATALLARKRSHIENSLLTFTAEQKVMFSELENEQQHILNTDVGQIVNYCERNNKSLMQKDQYDNSLRRYEEIEATIRRISAFT; encoded by the coding sequence ATGAATCACAACATTCTACCAAAGGATAAGCAGGATTTTAAAAGTGTTGAAGCCCTGGCCCGCTTAGAAAGATCAATGATCATTCCCTTATTGCCGGAATTGTTAGAATGGCTGCAGGATATGAATTGGCCTATAGCCGCAGAAATTGTAGACCTTTTGTCAAAGTATACGTCCGAAACTATCCCGCATATTAAAACTATTTTTTCTCAAAGCGACACCGGTTGGATATACAACATCCTTGCATATTTGATTAATAAATGGGATACGGATCTTGTCTCAAGATTGTCTTCAAGCCTAGGGGAACTGGCGCACACGATAGACATTTATGAAGATACTGATTTGCTGTCTATTGAAATTTTATGGAAGCATCAGTTGATTGCCTTAAATGAAGCAACCGCACTTTTAGCAAGGAAACGGAGTCACATAGAGAACTCTCTCCTTACCTTTACAGCAGAACAAAAAGTCATGTTCTCAGAGTTGGAAAATGAACAGCAACATATCCTCAACACAGACGTTGGACAAATCGTTAATTATTGCGAAAGAAATAACAAATCGTTAATGCAAAAAGACCAGTACGACAATTCGCTCCGCCGTTATGAAGAAATTGAGGCAACGATAAGGAGGATATCTGCTTTTACTTGA
- a CDS encoding YojF family protein, whose amino-acid sequence MQPITPEDIQIRIDQLAGQDLYVHLELTTGAYASHLDSTRHPASAFISNAAVRYTQGSISGTGPYRVGLKTTQGWIYAEGLTHVDETEKERLILAGHDSQGKLIVALQLSRETF is encoded by the coding sequence ATGCAGCCGATAACCCCCGAAGACATCCAAATCCGGATCGATCAGCTAGCCGGTCAGGATCTATACGTACACCTTGAGCTCACGACAGGCGCCTACGCCAGTCACTTGGACAGTACCCGGCACCCGGCGTCGGCATTCATTTCCAATGCGGCGGTCCGTTATACACAAGGCTCCATTTCCGGCACGGGACCCTACAGGGTGGGCTTAAAGACAACTCAGGGCTGGATTTATGCCGAAGGCCTTACACATGTTGATGAGACGGAAAAGGAACGGCTAATCTTGGCCGGGCATGACAGTCAAGGCAAGCTGATCGTTGCATTGCAGCTGAGCCGGGAAACGTTCTGA
- the bshB2 gene encoding bacillithiol biosynthesis deacetylase BshB2 has product MKNQQTEHQRILVVFPHPDDEAFAASGTLAMYIDSGAQVTYACLTLGEMGRNMGIPPFASRVTLPAIRKEELAASCLAIGIQDLRMLGFHDKMIEFEDQQRLDNEIMALLQELRPSLVITFYPGYSVHPDHDATGAAVIRTVGRLPAAERPLVHCVAFASNHERAIGKADVIVDVTAFLEQKMASIRAHRSQFQAAELVGNQELTDEEIRARFGTEPFWTYRFD; this is encoded by the coding sequence ATGAAGAATCAACAAACGGAACACCAGCGCATCTTAGTTGTGTTCCCCCATCCCGACGATGAAGCTTTCGCGGCATCAGGGACGCTGGCGATGTACATAGACAGCGGCGCTCAAGTCACTTATGCCTGTCTGACCCTGGGGGAGATGGGGCGCAACATGGGCATCCCGCCGTTCGCGAGCCGGGTTACTTTGCCGGCAATCCGCAAAGAGGAACTGGCAGCATCTTGCCTTGCAATTGGCATCCAGGACTTAAGGATGCTCGGCTTCCACGATAAAATGATCGAGTTCGAAGACCAGCAGCGGCTGGACAATGAGATTATGGCGCTGCTCCAGGAGCTGCGTCCGTCGCTGGTGATCACCTTCTATCCGGGGTACAGTGTGCATCCTGACCACGATGCCACCGGAGCCGCTGTCATACGTACGGTTGGCCGGCTTCCCGCAGCAGAGCGGCCGCTTGTACACTGCGTCGCGTTCGCAAGCAACCACGAGCGGGCGATCGGAAAGGCGGATGTGATCGTAGATGTGACCGCCTTCCTTGAGCAAAAAATGGCGTCGATACGCGCGCACCGTTCGCAATTCCAAGCGGCGGAGCTGGTCGGGAATCAGGAGCTGACGGATGAAGAAATCCGGGCCCGGTTCGGAACGGAACCGTTTTGGACCTATAGGTTCGATTAA
- a CDS encoding Cof-type HAD-IIB family hydrolase → MYKLIAIDIDDTLINDDKEVTPATQTALEQAVAAGVVVTLATGRAYASAQAIARQTGLNVPIITYQGALVKNLMDEKVLYERYVPQDAVRKLFNYCVEHNLHLQTYIDDKLYAREENQKLVDYATLNGTKYYIEPDWEKLVPQKTPKMLIIDDPDFLDELSPILRELLGDSVHITKSKPHFLEIMHKEGTKGLALEFLAAHFGCELSETIAVGDSWNDHEMLEAAGLGVAMANAIPALKDIADFVTLSNNEDGVKYAIDKFILQTAQ, encoded by the coding sequence ATGTACAAATTGATTGCAATCGATATTGACGACACCTTGATTAACGATGACAAGGAAGTTACCCCTGCCACACAAACAGCGCTGGAACAGGCCGTTGCCGCAGGCGTTGTGGTTACTCTGGCTACCGGACGTGCCTATGCTTCCGCCCAGGCCATCGCCCGCCAGACCGGACTGAATGTGCCGATCATCACTTACCAGGGGGCACTCGTAAAGAATCTGATGGATGAAAAAGTGCTCTACGAGCGTTATGTGCCGCAGGATGCCGTACGCAAGCTGTTCAACTACTGCGTGGAGCATAACCTGCACTTGCAGACCTATATTGATGACAAGCTGTATGCCCGTGAAGAGAACCAGAAGCTGGTCGATTATGCCACCCTTAATGGAACTAAATATTATATCGAGCCGGATTGGGAGAAGCTTGTCCCGCAAAAAACACCAAAAATGCTGATCATCGACGATCCCGATTTCCTGGACGAGCTGTCGCCTATTCTGCGTGAGCTGCTGGGGGATTCCGTGCATATTACGAAATCCAAGCCGCATTTCCTGGAAATTATGCACAAGGAAGGTACCAAAGGACTGGCGCTGGAATTCCTGGCAGCCCACTTCGGCTGCGAGCTGTCCGAAACCATCGCAGTCGGCGACTCCTGGAACGATCACGAAATGCTGGAAGCCGCCGGCCTTGGCGTAGCCATGGCTAACGCCATCCCGGCGCTGAAGGACATTGCTGACTTCGTCACCCTCAGCAACAATGAAGACGGCGTGAAATACGCCATCGATAAATTCATCCTGCAAACTGCCCAATAG
- a CDS encoding DMT family transporter produces the protein MNRSRIAGLSLLLVAMMWGCTFLIVQSAVKVLPPLAFNSIRFIGAALLLALITAVFYRREWRMLNWRMAGHALLLGLFLFLGYGFQTLGLLYTTTSNTGFITGLSVVLVPFLSLALLKTAISRYTWFSAGLAVAGLYLLTFTGSALSLNKGDALVLICAVAFALQVAYTGVYAPRYPALPLAALQLACVGLLSAFASLLVDGPAPLAHSGTLILKPDVLWALLVSIGPTSAFAFWIQTACQKYTTPSRVAVIFATEPVFAALTGLVFGGETLGVSALLGCLCILAAMLMAELSPGPALTAQKDEEPSLLLSSDP, from the coding sequence GTGAATCGCTCCCGAATAGCCGGCCTCAGTCTGCTGCTGGTGGCGATGATGTGGGGATGTACGTTTCTCATTGTGCAAAGCGCGGTCAAGGTGCTGCCGCCGCTCGCTTTCAACAGCATCCGCTTTATCGGCGCAGCTTTGCTGCTGGCGCTGATTACCGCCGTTTTTTACCGCAGGGAATGGAGAATGCTGAACTGGCGTATGGCAGGACACGCCTTGCTGCTGGGCCTCTTTCTGTTTCTGGGCTATGGCTTCCAGACGCTGGGACTGCTCTATACCACCACCTCCAACACCGGTTTTATCACGGGACTGTCGGTCGTGCTCGTCCCTTTCCTCTCCCTGGCCCTGCTTAAGACGGCCATCTCACGGTATACCTGGTTCAGCGCGGGACTCGCGGTGGCAGGCCTCTACCTGCTCACCTTTACCGGCTCCGCGCTGTCCCTGAACAAGGGAGACGCACTGGTGCTGATATGTGCTGTCGCCTTTGCCCTGCAGGTCGCCTATACCGGCGTATATGCTCCGCGATATCCGGCGCTGCCGCTGGCTGCGCTGCAGCTTGCTTGTGTCGGGCTGCTCAGCGCCTTCGCCTCCCTGCTTGTGGATGGGCCGGCCCCGCTTGCGCACAGCGGGACCCTGATCCTGAAGCCGGATGTGCTGTGGGCCCTGCTTGTTTCCATCGGCCCGACCAGCGCCTTTGCCTTCTGGATTCAGACGGCCTGCCAGAAATACACCACGCCTTCCCGGGTGGCGGTTATTTTTGCCACAGAGCCGGTATTCGCCGCCCTGACAGGTCTGGTGTTCGGCGGAGAAACGCTCGGCGTATCGGCGCTGCTGGGCTGTCTCTGCATTCTTGCGGCCATGCTGATGGCCGAACTCAGCCCCGGGCCAGCCCTTACAGCCCAAAAGGACGAAGAACCAAGCCTTCTGCTTTCATCTGATCCATGA
- a CDS encoding metal-dependent hydrolase, whose product MMGKSHLIISTGVTLSVMSLLGHEITIPAVAVAGLSALLPDIDEPNSLLVRKAVPESLLRILQVSLIGAAIYLYFAGIAAPPWNIALALLVGSVSFLPGRRLRHLVMLLLALALFAFADAYDPWNYIAACVLVVSSVVPHRGLTHTLYAVAGWGALLYFASLGMNDGGSLWIAGGMSYALHLLADSLTQRGITPLPPLPFKLRLKLMSTGTKKGSAVEKFCIVLTLVLVMYVFVLTPNL is encoded by the coding sequence ATGATGGGCAAATCCCATTTAATCATCAGCACCGGGGTTACCCTATCCGTTATGAGCCTGCTCGGCCATGAAATTACGATTCCGGCAGTTGCTGTGGCAGGGCTCAGCGCCCTCTTGCCTGATATCGATGAGCCGAATTCGCTGCTGGTGCGCAAAGCCGTGCCGGAATCCCTGCTGCGGATTTTGCAGGTATCGCTAATCGGGGCGGCCATTTATCTGTATTTTGCCGGAATCGCCGCGCCTCCCTGGAATATCGCGCTGGCGCTGCTTGTCGGGAGCGTATCCTTCCTGCCGGGCCGCAGGCTCCGGCATCTCGTGATGCTGCTGCTGGCACTGGCGCTGTTCGCGTTCGCGGATGCCTACGATCCGTGGAACTACATAGCCGCCTGCGTGCTTGTCGTATCCTCGGTTGTTCCGCACCGCGGACTGACGCATACGCTGTACGCGGTGGCCGGCTGGGGAGCCTTGCTCTATTTCGCTTCGCTCGGCATGAATGACGGCGGCAGCCTGTGGATTGCCGGCGGCATGTCTTATGCGCTCCATCTGCTGGCCGATTCCCTGACCCAGCGAGGCATTACTCCGCTGCCTCCGCTGCCCTTCAAGCTTCGCCTGAAGCTGATGAGCACAGGCACGAAGAAGGGCAGTGCGGTGGAGAAATTCTGCATCGTGCTCACACTGGTGCTGGTTATGTATGTATTTGTGCTCACCCCCAATCTGTAA
- a CDS encoding TetR/AcrR family transcriptional regulator, whose amino-acid sequence MTKKQLKELRVESLLTAAVEEFLEKGYAGASVDAIAKRAGVSKGGVYHHFPNKEALLMEANQKLSEPVMEMAERAYLNSSAMEGLRQYIQEYLSYWVSRPRELSFFFLSMSKSLEAPALMEYYREYVQQSTAFFVGMFQKAVESGESDLTDPEAYGISLMGALDGVVSYAMIHPEEDIQLLAERCGQVWLK is encoded by the coding sequence ATGACAAAAAAACAGTTAAAAGAACTTAGAGTGGAGTCCTTGCTTACGGCCGCAGTGGAAGAATTTCTCGAAAAGGGTTATGCCGGCGCATCTGTAGATGCCATAGCCAAAAGAGCCGGTGTCAGCAAGGGCGGCGTGTACCATCACTTTCCCAATAAGGAAGCGCTGTTGATGGAGGCGAATCAGAAGCTCTCGGAGCCGGTCATGGAAATGGCGGAAAGGGCATACCTGAACAGCAGTGCGATGGAGGGATTAAGGCAATACATTCAAGAATACCTGAGCTATTGGGTAAGCAGGCCAAGAGAACTGAGCTTTTTTTTCTTATCGATGTCCAAATCCTTGGAAGCTCCGGCCCTTATGGAGTATTACAGAGAATATGTACAGCAAAGCACCGCTTTCTTTGTGGGCATGTTCCAAAAAGCGGTTGAATCAGGGGAGTCCGATCTGACGGACCCTGAGGCGTATGGGATTTCCTTGATGGGGGCATTAGACGGGGTCGTTTCCTATGCGATGATTCATCCTGAAGAGGATATTCAGCTTCTGGCCGAGCGTTGCGGTCAGGTCTGGCTGAAATAA
- a CDS encoding ABC transporter ATP-binding protein, which yields MEHENFLAVEGLCKKYGELSAVDDVSFSVRKGEVFGLLGPNGAGKTTTIRMLCGLLKADGGQITVNGVSISSGYERIKAMIGLCPQEIIIWELLTCLEQLKFAGMSYGLTSRAAGNKAESLLQSLGLRDKRNKLAKTLSGGMQRRLNIALALVHDPKLIILDEPQAGLDPQSRILVRDFVRQLAEERTVILTTHDMDEADRLSDRVAIMDHGKVLLIDTPEKLKEKSGAGELLQIRVNGVSQDLARQVLNSLPDECTEKQYSDGLFLLGASGVLELIPKVSQRLKAFNIHIEDMTLRKRTLEDAFIAVTGRGLSE from the coding sequence ATGGAGCATGAGAACTTTCTCGCTGTTGAAGGGTTATGCAAAAAATATGGCGAACTGTCCGCTGTAGACGATGTAAGTTTCTCGGTTCGCAAGGGAGAGGTATTCGGGCTGCTCGGACCCAATGGTGCCGGTAAAACGACTACAATAAGAATGCTATGCGGTCTATTAAAAGCGGATGGCGGCCAAATTACTGTAAATGGGGTCTCCATATCCTCCGGTTATGAGCGTATCAAAGCTATGATCGGGCTGTGCCCGCAGGAAATTATTATTTGGGAGCTGCTCACATGCCTGGAACAATTGAAATTTGCCGGGATGTCCTACGGGCTAACCTCCAGAGCAGCCGGTAATAAGGCAGAAAGCCTGCTGCAATCGCTGGGACTCCGGGATAAAAGAAATAAGCTTGCCAAGACGCTGTCAGGCGGTATGCAAAGAAGGCTGAATATAGCACTGGCACTGGTTCATGACCCCAAGCTGATTATATTGGACGAACCTCAGGCAGGGCTTGATCCTCAGAGCAGGATACTTGTACGCGACTTCGTCAGACAGCTGGCTGAGGAAAGAACGGTGATTCTTACCACCCATGACATGGATGAAGCCGACAGGCTTTCAGACCGGGTAGCGATCATGGACCACGGGAAGGTTCTTTTAATAGATACTCCTGAGAAGCTGAAGGAAAAATCCGGGGCGGGAGAGCTGCTGCAAATACGGGTAAACGGGGTAAGCCAAGACTTGGCCCGTCAGGTCTTGAACTCGCTGCCCGATGAATGTACAGAGAAACAATATTCGGATGGACTGTTTCTGCTTGGAGCAAGCGGAGTTCTTGAGCTTATACCGAAGGTAAGCCAGAGATTGAAAGCTTTTAATATACATATAGAGGATATGACCCTCCGCAAGCGGACACTTGAGGATGCATTCATTGCTGTGACTGGAAGGGGGCTCAGCGAATGA
- a CDS encoding ABC transporter permease, whose translation MKLAASVTKSFKENIRDWKVLLMVLMFSPFFLILMNLFYGGAPAAYHVGVLNLDAGRASIELINSLETMEGQDNSRIFKLTAFSNEGELKAKVKEKDMDLGIVIPEDYSDKLAIKSPGNHGNPALVDFYGSMGNMRYSVAAVLTADGVYKQGMDVANITLPSKISETFLEKKQPLNEFDGYVPGLIALAVLMILFTASASIVKENDQKTLLRLKLSRLGAFNFLAGICITQAIVAAGALALSYWTALGLGYRPAGEFGAVFAVGLLSSFSMVAVSLVVASFLNTVFDVLTIGCFPFFMLMFFSGSMFPLPKMNVFTIGGHSFGITDLLPLTHTANAFNQILNYGAGLEDVLFDFVMIALLTVIYFAMGLRLYQQRKLSRA comes from the coding sequence ATGAAACTGGCCGCCTCCGTTACCAAATCTTTTAAAGAAAATATAAGGGATTGGAAAGTCCTTCTGATGGTTTTGATGTTCTCTCCCTTCTTTTTAATCCTGATGAACCTGTTTTACGGGGGAGCGCCTGCTGCCTATCATGTAGGGGTTCTGAATTTGGATGCCGGCCGTGCTTCGATCGAATTAATCAACAGCCTGGAGACGATGGAGGGGCAGGACAACTCGCGGATATTTAAGTTAACCGCCTTCAGCAACGAGGGGGAATTAAAGGCAAAGGTAAAAGAAAAGGACATGGATCTAGGCATTGTTATCCCTGAAGATTATTCTGACAAATTAGCCATCAAGTCTCCCGGAAACCACGGCAATCCAGCTCTTGTAGACTTTTATGGGAGCATGGGAAATATGAGGTATTCCGTTGCAGCAGTACTCACGGCAGATGGGGTATATAAACAAGGCATGGATGTGGCGAATATCACGTTGCCCTCAAAGATCAGCGAAACTTTTCTCGAAAAGAAACAGCCCTTGAATGAATTTGACGGCTATGTTCCGGGCTTAATCGCTTTGGCTGTTTTAATGATTCTTTTTACGGCATCCGCCTCCATTGTGAAGGAAAATGACCAAAAAACACTGTTAAGATTAAAGCTCAGCCGTCTTGGAGCGTTCAACTTCCTTGCCGGTATATGTATCACGCAAGCCATAGTAGCAGCAGGAGCCCTTGCCCTTTCGTATTGGACGGCACTTGGGTTAGGCTACAGGCCGGCAGGAGAATTTGGCGCTGTATTTGCTGTTGGGCTCCTGTCGAGCTTCTCCATGGTTGCGGTAAGCTTAGTGGTTGCAAGTTTCCTGAACACCGTTTTTGATGTTTTGACTATCGGGTGTTTTCCTTTCTTTATGCTCATGTTTTTTTCAGGGAGCATGTTCCCCCTGCCGAAGATGAATGTATTTACAATCGGGGGGCATTCCTTTGGAATAACAGATCTGTTGCCGCTTACACATACCGCGAATGCATTTAATCAAATCTTGAATTATGGGGCTGGCCTAGAGGACGTCCTGTTTGATTTTGTTATGATTGCACTGCTCACCGTAATCTATTTTGCAATGGGATTGAGGTTATACCAACAGCGCAAGCTTTCCAGAGCATAG
- a CDS encoding lipoate--protein ligase: protein MLFIDNTGITDASINLAIEEFALKNLPMDDSYLLFYINSPSIIIGKHQNTIEEINQEYVKDHNIQVVRRLSGGGAVYHDLGNLNFSFITKDDGQSFHNFLKFTQPVIDYLQSMGVNAELSGRNDLQVGEQKISGNAQFSTRGRMFSHGTLMFDLNLDDVQASLNVNPEKFKSKSTKSVRSRVANIKDLLGKEMTIEEFRAGLLRSIFGMEPSEVPQYKLTMDDWVRINEISKEHYQNWDWNYGLSPKSNVKHTRKFPAGLVDIRMDIEDSYIRDIKIYGDFFGVGDVADVENALRGKRYENAEVREALAGLDLKHYFGRIEPEDFIGLIFLEE from the coding sequence ATGCTTTTTATCGATAACACCGGAATTACAGACGCTTCGATCAATCTTGCGATTGAGGAATTTGCCCTGAAAAATCTGCCGATGGACGACAGTTATCTGCTTTTTTATATCAACAGCCCGTCCATTATCATAGGCAAACATCAGAATACCATTGAAGAGATTAACCAGGAATATGTGAAGGACCATAATATCCAGGTCGTACGGCGGTTATCCGGCGGCGGGGCAGTCTATCACGATCTGGGCAACCTTAACTTCAGCTTTATTACCAAGGACGACGGGCAGTCTTTTCATAATTTTCTGAAATTCACCCAGCCGGTCATCGACTACCTGCAATCCATGGGGGTGAACGCCGAACTCAGCGGACGCAATGATCTTCAGGTCGGTGAGCAAAAAATTTCCGGCAACGCCCAATTCTCCACGCGCGGACGCATGTTCAGCCACGGCACCCTGATGTTTGACCTCAATCTGGACGATGTGCAGGCATCGCTGAATGTGAACCCGGAGAAATTCAAATCCAAGAGCACCAAATCCGTGCGCAGCCGTGTCGCCAATATCAAAGACCTGCTCGGAAAAGAGATGACGATTGAGGAATTCCGTGCGGGCCTGCTGCGTTCCATCTTCGGCATGGAGCCTTCCGAGGTTCCGCAGTATAAGCTGACTATGGACGATTGGGTGCGGATCAATGAAATTTCCAAAGAGCACTACCAGAACTGGGACTGGAACTACGGCCTGTCGCCAAAAAGCAATGTAAAGCACACCCGCAAATTCCCGGCAGGACTCGTCGACATCCGCATGGATATTGAAGATTCCTACATCAGGGATATCAAAATCTACGGCGATTTCTTCGGTGTAGGCGATGTGGCGGATGTGGAGAATGCGCTGCGCGGCAAACGCTACGAAAACGCTGAGGTCAGAGAAGCCCTGGCCGGACTGGACCTGAAGCATTATTTCGGCCGCATTGAGCCGGAGGACTTCATCGGGCTGATTTTTCTGGAGGAATAG
- the cobD gene encoding threonine-phosphate decarboxylase CobD → MLEKYGHGGDLLTAAELYGNGSGGAFVDFSANINPLGPPPGVLDLLREAVSAVTAYPDPGHRRLKSLLAESLGVDREWITVGNGAAESMALLLLAAAPRRVGIVEPCFSEYRQLAGQFGAEVLPVRGTKEQGYRARVQSIAGLLEQVDLLFLGQPNNPNGVQYALDDLRLLAQQAERCGTVLAVDEAFIDFIPEERRQSLLPELKSYRHTVLIRSMTKFYAIPGLRLGFTLAAPELAAAMSGKQVTWSVNGLALLAGEACLRSGRGYEERTRGLIAAEREALREGLLRLGCEVPPGEANFLLLGLPAPWSAAVLQERLGRRGILVRSCAMYPGLAPGHIRVAVKGREDNARLLRQLEEIIAAGV, encoded by the coding sequence ATGCTTGAAAAATACGGCCACGGCGGCGACCTGCTGACAGCGGCGGAATTGTATGGGAACGGAAGCGGCGGCGCTTTTGTGGATTTCAGCGCGAATATCAATCCTCTCGGTCCGCCACCCGGCGTGCTGGATCTGCTGCGGGAGGCAGTCTCAGCCGTGACGGCTTATCCTGATCCCGGTCACCGCAGGCTGAAATCCCTGCTGGCGGAGAGTCTGGGCGTAGACCGCGAATGGATTACGGTCGGCAACGGAGCAGCGGAATCGATGGCCCTGCTGCTGCTGGCTGCGGCTCCGCGCAGGGTAGGGATCGTCGAGCCCTGCTTCTCCGAGTACCGCCAGCTCGCCGGGCAGTTCGGTGCGGAAGTCCTCCCGGTCCGGGGGACGAAGGAGCAGGGCTACCGGGCCCGTGTGCAGAGCATTGCCGGCCTGCTGGAACAGGTGGACCTGCTGTTCCTCGGACAGCCGAACAACCCGAATGGCGTCCAGTATGCGCTGGACGACCTCCGGCTGCTGGCGCAGCAGGCGGAGCGCTGCGGGACGGTGCTGGCGGTAGATGAAGCGTTCATCGACTTCATCCCGGAAGAGCGGCGGCAATCACTGCTGCCGGAGCTTAAGAGTTACCGTCATACGGTGCTGATCCGCTCGATGACGAAGTTCTACGCCATTCCGGGGCTGCGGCTCGGCTTCACCCTCGCCGCCCCGGAGCTTGCTGCAGCCATGAGCGGCAAGCAGGTGACCTGGAGCGTGAACGGCCTGGCCCTGCTGGCCGGGGAAGCCTGCCTGCGCAGCGGGCGCGGTTACGAAGAGCGCACGCGCGGGCTGATTGCCGCAGAGCGCGAAGCGCTGCGGGAGGGCCTGCTGCGGCTCGGCTGCGAGGTGCCGCCGGGCGAAGCGAACTTCCTGCTGCTGGGCCTGCCCGCGCCCTGGAGCGCGGCGGTCCTGCAGGAGAGGCTGGGCCGCCGCGGCATTCTCGTGCGCAGCTGCGCGATGTACCCGGGCCTTGCGCCGGGACATATCCGCGTCGCGGTCAAAGGCCGCGAAGACAATGCCCGCCTGCTGCGGCAGCTGGAGGAGATTATCGCGGCGGGGGTCTGA
- a CDS encoding adenosylcobinamide amidohydrolase has product MTDARNPFNLKDGETMYASAVWPGLMLEWKPGHLLLEFPAEAEGLSSAVYGGGMVRLKRAVNQFVSRDYECSNPVRDMENKLREWGYPLEGCAGLMTAVPLEHAAVAEEDTGSAGIFCCVTAASGNAARAGVARNVLAAYRPGTINIMLGIDGRLTPSAMVNAVMTAAEAKAAALADLGVTDPENGLIATGTTTDAVVLAVSGSGRYGAEHVYAGTATDLGGAIGRLVYAAVTASLGSVAAAQTEKVSERPSGVVSGKVSGKTSEKPSEKLSGKVSVWSSAPEPVDSQPGPGAGCSPAAEPARKGSQ; this is encoded by the coding sequence ATGACCGATGCGCGAAATCCTTTTAATCTCAAGGATGGGGAGACAATGTATGCTTCTGCTGTCTGGCCTGGGCTGATGCTGGAGTGGAAGCCGGGGCATCTGCTGCTGGAATTTCCGGCTGAAGCAGAGGGGCTTTCGAGCGCGGTGTACGGCGGAGGCATGGTCCGCCTGAAACGGGCCGTCAACCAGTTCGTCAGCCGCGATTATGAGTGCAGCAATCCGGTGCGCGATATGGAGAACAAATTGCGCGAATGGGGGTACCCGCTGGAAGGCTGCGCCGGACTGATGACGGCGGTGCCGCTGGAGCATGCTGCTGTTGCGGAGGAGGATACCGGCTCGGCGGGGATTTTCTGCTGCGTGACCGCAGCCTCCGGCAATGCCGCGCGCGCCGGAGTGGCGCGCAACGTGCTGGCGGCATACCGCCCCGGCACGATCAACATCATGCTGGGCATTGACGGCCGCCTGACTCCGTCCGCGATGGTCAATGCCGTCATGACGGCAGCCGAAGCGAAGGCTGCCGCGCTGGCCGATCTCGGGGTCACAGACCCCGAGAATGGCCTGATTGCAACCGGCACCACTACGGATGCAGTTGTACTCGCAGTGAGCGGGAGCGGGCGCTACGGCGCGGAGCATGTCTACGCCGGAACGGCCACCGACCTGGGCGGAGCCATCGGCCGGCTGGTGTACGCCGCTGTAACGGCGAGCCTCGGTTCAGTAGCGGCAGCCCAAACGGAGAAGGTAAGCGAGAGGCCCAGCGGGGTGGTAAGCGGGAAGGTAAGCGGGAAGACAAGCGAGAAGCCAAGTGAGAAGCTAAGCGGAAAGGTTAGCGTTTGGAGCTCTGCGCCGGAGCCGGTGGATTCACAGCCAGGTCCCGGCGCTGGCTGTTCCCCCGCAGCGGAGCCGGCAAGGAAGGGCAGCCAATGA